The following coding sequences are from one Rathayibacter sp. SW19 window:
- a CDS encoding YhgE/Pip family protein produces the protein MKNRLERLFSRTAGQRRWMFGALIAGVTIVPLAIAGLFAGSLGSATSRVDTIPAIVVNNDTMVTTTAADGSKQMVLAGRQLVTGLTGSSSSGLKWSVSNSKDASAALAAGDAFAVVTIPKDFSKSILSISGADPKQAQLSIRTDDAHSYLAGTVAQSVGSAMTSSLGKQITTQYLDGLYGNLASMGAGLTKSANGAASLATGVTGLTTGLNQLSAGMASTASGAASLSSGIDGYTSGVDGLSSGVAQLSEKTASLGQLGSSTAAYASGTAQLASALASANAMLQSADPALAAQGKAMMASLIPQLSGATAQAVELAAGASQLGSVHDGIAQLAGGAAELAGGSAQLRSGASGLSDGISQLATGVSGTADGAAQVQAGADQLAAGMKTGAEQASALKDTNAKATAKVVADPVGFSVTRANPISSVGSVIGMLFVPIGLWIGALAILLLVRPLTATALASTASTRRLVAKGLGRAGGLALAQAIALTGLLHLSLGVSWTMIPATLAFSMLIALVFTAIHYLLTVAVGRVGIVVSLVLLALQLAAVTGLVPLQVVSAPFQMLSPLLPLTYAVAGMQGIVSGSGGAAVAGPAVALLLFAAISVVASLWVVARKRGARAFGFSLARSVL, from the coding sequence ATGAAGAACCGGCTCGAACGGCTGTTCAGCCGCACTGCCGGACAACGCCGATGGATGTTCGGTGCCCTCATCGCCGGCGTCACTATCGTTCCGCTGGCCATCGCAGGCCTGTTCGCAGGTTCCCTCGGTTCCGCGACGAGCCGTGTCGACACCATCCCGGCGATCGTCGTGAACAACGACACCATGGTCACCACGACGGCCGCGGACGGTTCGAAACAGATGGTGCTCGCCGGTCGCCAACTGGTCACGGGACTGACCGGGTCGTCGTCATCAGGCCTCAAGTGGAGTGTTTCCAACTCGAAGGACGCAAGCGCGGCGCTTGCTGCGGGCGATGCCTTCGCGGTCGTGACGATCCCGAAGGACTTCTCGAAATCGATCCTCAGCATTTCGGGGGCAGACCCCAAGCAGGCACAGTTGAGCATCCGCACGGATGACGCGCACAGCTACCTGGCGGGCACCGTCGCGCAGAGCGTCGGCTCGGCCATGACCTCGAGCCTCGGCAAACAGATCACGACACAGTATCTCGACGGGCTCTACGGCAACCTGGCAAGCATGGGCGCCGGGCTGACCAAGTCTGCGAACGGCGCGGCCTCACTCGCGACGGGTGTCACGGGGCTGACCACCGGACTGAATCAGCTCTCCGCCGGGATGGCATCCACTGCATCCGGAGCAGCATCGCTGTCGAGCGGAATCGACGGCTACACGTCGGGGGTGGACGGACTGAGCTCAGGCGTCGCGCAACTGTCCGAGAAGACCGCGTCGCTGGGCCAGCTGGGCAGTTCAACGGCCGCCTACGCGAGCGGTACGGCACAGCTCGCATCCGCACTCGCCTCAGCCAACGCCATGCTGCAGTCCGCTGACCCGGCGCTCGCGGCACAGGGCAAAGCCATGATGGCCTCGCTCATTCCACAATTGAGCGGTGCGACCGCGCAGGCAGTCGAGTTGGCGGCAGGGGCATCACAGTTGGGCTCCGTGCACGACGGTATCGCGCAGCTCGCAGGCGGGGCGGCGGAACTGGCGGGCGGATCCGCGCAGCTACGGTCGGGCGCGAGCGGACTCTCCGACGGCATTTCCCAACTGGCGACCGGCGTATCGGGAACGGCCGACGGTGCTGCACAGGTACAGGCCGGAGCCGACCAACTAGCCGCAGGGATGAAGACCGGTGCAGAACAGGCATCCGCATTGAAAGACACGAATGCGAAGGCAACCGCCAAGGTGGTCGCAGACCCGGTGGGCTTCTCCGTGACGAGAGCAAACCCGATCAGCTCGGTCGGCTCCGTGATCGGCATGCTGTTCGTGCCCATCGGGCTCTGGATCGGCGCGCTCGCGATCCTGCTGCTTGTCCGGCCGCTGACGGCGACCGCTTTGGCCTCGACGGCCTCGACCAGGCGCCTGGTGGCGAAGGGTCTTGGCCGTGCGGGAGGTCTCGCCCTCGCACAAGCGATCGCGCTGACCGGGCTGCTGCATCTCTCGCTGGGGGTGTCGTGGACGATGATTCCGGCCACGCTCGCGTTCTCGATGCTCATCGCTCTGGTGTTCACCGCGATCCACTATTTGCTGACGGTCGCGGTCGGTCGGGTCGGAATCGTCGTGTCGCTCGTGCTGCTGGCATTGCAGCTGGCCGCAGTCACCGGGTTGGTGCCGTTGCAAGTGGTTTCTGCGCCGTTCCAGATGTTGAGTCCGCTCCTTCCGCTGACCTACGCCGTCGCCGGCATGCAGGGCATCGTCTCGGGCAGCGGGGGCGCGGCTGTGGCAGGACCTGCTGTGGCGCTGCTGCTGTTCGCGGCCATCAGCGTGGTTGCCTCGCTCTGGGTCGTTGCTCGCAAGCGTGGCGCACGGGCGTTCGGATTTTCCCTGGCCCGCAGCGTGCTCTGA
- a CDS encoding MMPL family transporter encodes MATLLYRIGHFAYRKAWMVIGVWIALLIAVLGGGLALGGQTQESFAIPGTESQQAIDHLDAVFPAAAGASAQVVYQAPAGHTISEAKYTGAINSMASQLDKVSGVANVFTPFSKYSTNALSEDGRMGITTVQFDKQSSEVTTAQKSEVEASATTARDAGLTVAFGGQVFQDTTFGITITEVFGVIFAAVVLIITFGSLLAAGMPLITALLGVGITMGGVIAVSAFTTVSSASPMLALMLGLAVGIDYALFILSRHRSQLAQGMDPEESAATAVATAGSAVVFAGATVIIALLGLLVVGIPFLSVMGLAAAFAVLVAIGVATTLVPAMLGLAGKRLIPKEGSRAYKRAQALTTTENRPTENDPTENNPTEKITAKRTMGLRWVNMVMKAPLAWVIAVVVILGTVAIPALSLDLNLPSGGTEPVGSTQRQAYDLIAEGFGPGSNGPLIVTVDITQTTDVMNDLSAVSARLAQVPGVASVGQGIPNPTVDTAIIQVIPTSAPDSDKTKELVQRIRDLEPSIAKDLGTPIAVTGSTAVAVDISNRLAGALIPFGLVVVGLSILLLMTVFRSIFVPIKAALGFLLSITASIGVVVAVFQWGWFANLINVDTPGPILSFLPIIMMALLFGLAMDYEVFLVSGMREEFVKSGKPKAAIRTGFGNAARVVTAAALIMFFVFFAFVPEGSGVIKGIALGLAIGIFFDAFLVRMTLVPAAMALAGKAAWWLPKWLARILPNVDIEGEGLRRHVADHLWAGAQDAAITADALCLGVEGSELGPVDFSVPRGGVLWLRGDAADRRVVAATIAGRLDAREGRLQVLGSALPSERSRAMRQVALCDVGAVDTRGGDLTVGEVLAERSELGSPWWRLTSSRRQVISAAARVADALDAHEVRGVPLTVDTTFATLGAVQRASVLVAAALTERPGIVFIDLGDRLGDPRRRATFIAVVEKLTSAGTTIVFGSQSASTATGDADSNADAEASGVSRLLTVIDLDSLARKGVLL; translated from the coding sequence ATGGCAACACTTCTCTACCGCATCGGTCACTTCGCCTATCGCAAGGCGTGGATGGTCATTGGCGTCTGGATTGCTCTGCTCATCGCCGTGCTTGGCGGTGGGCTGGCCCTGGGCGGGCAAACCCAGGAATCCTTCGCCATTCCCGGCACGGAATCGCAGCAGGCAATCGATCATCTGGACGCGGTTTTCCCCGCCGCAGCGGGAGCCAGCGCGCAAGTGGTGTACCAGGCGCCGGCCGGGCACACGATCTCCGAGGCGAAGTACACGGGCGCGATCAACTCGATGGCCTCGCAGCTTGACAAGGTCTCCGGTGTCGCCAACGTTTTCACGCCGTTCTCGAAATACTCGACGAATGCGCTCTCTGAAGACGGTCGCATGGGAATCACGACCGTGCAGTTCGACAAGCAGTCCTCCGAGGTGACAACTGCCCAGAAATCCGAAGTCGAAGCGAGCGCAACCACTGCCCGGGACGCCGGGCTCACCGTCGCATTCGGCGGCCAAGTCTTTCAAGACACGACGTTCGGAATCACGATCACAGAGGTCTTCGGCGTCATCTTCGCCGCTGTCGTGCTGATCATCACCTTCGGCTCGCTGCTGGCCGCAGGGATGCCACTGATCACCGCTCTGCTCGGAGTCGGCATCACAATGGGCGGAGTGATCGCCGTCTCAGCGTTCACCACCGTCTCCAGCGCATCACCGATGCTCGCTCTGATGCTCGGGCTGGCGGTCGGAATCGACTACGCGCTGTTCATTCTGTCGCGGCACCGATCCCAACTCGCGCAGGGAATGGATCCGGAGGAGTCTGCCGCGACTGCCGTTGCGACCGCGGGCAGCGCTGTCGTCTTCGCCGGGGCGACCGTCATCATCGCGCTGCTCGGGTTGCTGGTCGTCGGAATCCCGTTCCTGAGCGTGATGGGGTTGGCTGCCGCGTTCGCCGTCTTGGTCGCGATCGGCGTCGCCACGACACTGGTACCGGCCATGCTGGGCCTTGCCGGAAAACGGCTGATTCCCAAGGAGGGCTCGCGCGCATACAAGCGTGCGCAAGCCCTGACGACGACCGAGAACCGCCCGACCGAGAACGACCCGACCGAGAACAACCCGACCGAGAAAATCACAGCCAAGCGCACGATGGGCTTGCGCTGGGTCAATATGGTCATGAAAGCACCGTTGGCCTGGGTCATCGCGGTCGTGGTCATCCTCGGCACCGTGGCGATACCGGCACTGAGCCTGGATCTCAACTTGCCGAGCGGCGGCACGGAGCCCGTCGGTTCGACTCAACGTCAGGCGTACGACCTGATCGCAGAGGGCTTCGGCCCCGGTTCCAACGGACCGCTGATCGTCACCGTCGACATCACTCAGACCACGGATGTCATGAATGATCTGAGCGCTGTCAGCGCGCGCTTGGCACAGGTGCCCGGTGTCGCATCCGTCGGTCAGGGCATTCCGAATCCGACCGTGGACACAGCGATCATCCAGGTGATCCCGACAAGCGCTCCCGACTCGGACAAGACCAAGGAACTCGTGCAGCGGATCCGCGACCTCGAGCCCTCCATTGCGAAGGACCTCGGCACGCCGATCGCGGTCACCGGATCAACTGCGGTCGCTGTTGACATCTCCAACCGACTGGCGGGCGCCTTGATCCCGTTCGGTCTTGTGGTGGTCGGCCTGTCGATCCTGCTGCTGATGACGGTGTTCCGTTCGATATTCGTGCCGATCAAGGCCGCGCTCGGTTTCTTGCTGTCGATCACGGCGTCGATCGGTGTCGTTGTGGCCGTGTTCCAGTGGGGCTGGTTCGCGAACCTCATCAACGTGGACACGCCGGGTCCGATTCTGAGCTTTTTGCCGATCATCATGATGGCACTCCTCTTCGGCCTCGCGATGGACTACGAAGTCTTCCTGGTCTCAGGCATGCGTGAGGAGTTTGTGAAATCGGGCAAACCCAAGGCAGCGATCCGCACCGGTTTCGGCAATGCCGCGCGCGTTGTCACGGCAGCAGCGCTCATCATGTTCTTCGTCTTCTTCGCCTTCGTTCCGGAGGGCTCAGGAGTGATCAAGGGCATCGCTCTCGGGCTCGCGATCGGAATCTTCTTCGATGCCTTCCTCGTGCGCATGACGCTGGTTCCCGCCGCGATGGCCCTCGCTGGCAAGGCCGCTTGGTGGCTGCCGAAGTGGCTTGCGCGCATCCTGCCGAATGTCGACATCGAAGGCGAGGGTCTGCGCCGGCACGTCGCCGATCACCTGTGGGCCGGAGCTCAAGACGCTGCCATCACGGCGGATGCGCTCTGCCTCGGCGTGGAGGGCAGCGAACTCGGCCCCGTCGACTTCTCGGTGCCTCGCGGTGGTGTGCTCTGGCTGCGCGGCGATGCCGCGGACCGACGCGTTGTTGCCGCAACCATTGCCGGCCGATTGGATGCCCGCGAGGGCCGACTGCAGGTATTGGGTTCGGCGCTGCCCTCTGAGCGCTCGCGCGCAATGCGTCAAGTGGCTCTCTGCGACGTCGGCGCCGTTGACACCCGGGGCGGTGACCTGACCGTGGGAGAAGTGCTCGCCGAGCGCAGTGAACTCGGCAGCCCGTGGTGGCGCCTCACCTCATCGCGGCGACAGGTCATCAGTGCAGCGGCACGCGTCGCTGACGCCCTCGATGCGCACGAGGTGCGCGGAGTTCCGCTAACCGTCGACACGACGTTCGCCACGCTGGGTGCAGTGCAGCGGGCCAGCGTGCTCGTGGCGGCAGCGCTGACTGAGCGCCCCGGCATCGTCTTCATCGATCTCGGCGACAGGCTCGGCGACCCGCGACGTCGCGCCACTTTCATCGCCGTTGTCGAGAAACTCACCTCTGCCGGCACCACCATTGTCTTCGGCTCCCAGTCCGCATCGACCGCCACCGGTGATGCCGACTCCAACGCGGATGCCGAGGCCTCCGGAGTGAGCAGACTGCTCACGGTCATCGATCTTGACAGCCTCGCCAGAAAGGGCGTGCTCTTGTGA
- a CDS encoding glucose-6-phosphate dehydrogenase yields the protein MTQVVKTLLVLGASGDLSARLLLPALGQLLTSQGERRLTLVGAGSEEWSDAVWRARVRESFKTVKASGAAVQDLVKSTTYHTADVTKADDLQKLIDACDGTPAIYFALPPAVAALACKALQKVQLPQGTLLALEKPFGTDLRSAAALNKLVLTLVPEDQVHRIDHFLGRSMVFNMLGLRFANRILEPVWSAEHIERVDIVYDEQLGLEDRARYYDSAGALVDMIQSHLLQVMAIVAMEPPSTLSARDMRDAKGIILRAAKVWGDDPVIASRRGRYTAGTVLGHKLPSYVDEQGVDAARDTETLAEVTFEIDTWRWAGVPFTLRSGKALSEHRREIVITFKQAQHLPHGLRGVERPTKLRMLIGPDGMSLELNVNGPGDPYVLGTALLQADFGPGQLLAYGEVLDGLLDGDPALSVRGDAAEQCWRIVAPVLKAWSTNAVPIDDYRAGSRGPAAWPAID from the coding sequence ATGACGCAGGTTGTGAAGACTCTTCTCGTTCTCGGTGCAAGTGGCGATCTGTCGGCCCGACTTCTACTTCCAGCCCTCGGCCAACTCCTGACGAGCCAGGGGGAGAGGAGGCTCACGCTGGTCGGAGCCGGCAGCGAGGAGTGGAGCGACGCGGTGTGGCGCGCGCGTGTGCGTGAATCTTTCAAAACGGTGAAGGCATCCGGCGCCGCCGTTCAGGATCTCGTGAAGTCGACGACCTATCACACAGCCGACGTCACAAAAGCGGACGATCTGCAAAAGCTGATCGATGCATGCGATGGAACGCCCGCGATCTATTTCGCGCTCCCGCCCGCCGTCGCGGCGCTGGCGTGCAAGGCACTGCAGAAGGTGCAACTGCCGCAGGGCACGCTGCTGGCGCTGGAGAAGCCGTTCGGCACGGATCTGCGCAGCGCGGCCGCGTTGAACAAGCTCGTCTTGACACTGGTGCCAGAGGACCAGGTTCATCGCATCGATCACTTCCTCGGCCGCTCAATGGTGTTCAATATGCTCGGCCTGCGGTTCGCGAACCGGATCTTGGAGCCGGTCTGGAGTGCAGAGCACATCGAACGAGTGGACATCGTCTATGACGAACAGCTCGGGCTCGAAGATCGCGCGCGCTACTACGACTCGGCTGGGGCTCTGGTCGACATGATCCAAAGCCATCTGCTGCAGGTGATGGCCATCGTGGCGATGGAACCGCCATCGACCCTTTCAGCGAGGGACATGCGTGACGCGAAAGGCATCATCCTGCGAGCTGCGAAGGTGTGGGGCGATGATCCGGTGATCGCCAGCCGACGCGGTCGCTACACGGCCGGAACGGTACTCGGGCACAAGCTGCCCTCGTACGTCGACGAGCAAGGCGTGGATGCGGCCCGCGACACGGAGACCTTGGCAGAGGTGACGTTCGAAATCGACACCTGGCGCTGGGCCGGCGTGCCGTTCACCCTGAGATCCGGCAAAGCGCTTTCGGAACATCGTCGAGAGATTGTGATCACGTTCAAGCAGGCTCAGCACCTTCCGCACGGGCTGCGCGGCGTCGAACGTCCGACCAAACTCCGGATGCTGATCGGCCCTGACGGCATGTCGCTCGAGTTGAACGTGAATGGCCCGGGCGACCCGTATGTTCTGGGTACCGCACTGTTGCAGGCAGACTTCGGACCAGGCCAATTACTCGCATACGGCGAAGTGCTCGACGGGTTGCTCGACGGTGACCCGGCGTTGTCCGTGCGAGGGGATGCCGCAGAACAATGCTGGCGCATCGTCGCCCCGGTGCTGAAGGCGTGGTCGACGAACGCCGTGCCGATCGACGACTACCGCGCGGGATCGCGTGGACCGGCGGCATGGCCTGCGATCGACTGA
- a CDS encoding alpha,alpha-trehalose-phosphate synthase (UDP-forming): MLWLGGRHAITAHNDAATAADATTFDLVIVSNRLPVDHVSGEGDDAVWRPSPGGLVAALEPVMKTQDGVWIGWVGIADAHFEPFVSDGIDIVPITLSEQDVRYYYEGFSNDTLWPLYHDVIAPPSFHREWWDSYVAVNTRFAEAAIAAAAHGAVIWVHDYQLQLVPKMIRDERPDVVIGFFNHIPFPAYGIYSQLPWRRQIVEGLLGADVIGFQRLADAANFARAARRLKGFDTRGSVIEVPIATDDPDAGSHRHVTRNRRGQLVRTVLVRQFPISIDARAYQDLARRPEIQARARQIREELGNPKTIMLGVDRLDYTKGIGHRLKAFGELLRDGSISVEDVTLVQVASPSRERVATYKLLRDEIELTVGRINGDYSTISHTAINYFHQGYPREEMVALYLAADIMLVTALRDGMNLVAKEYAASRVDEDGVLILSEFTGASDELRQALLINPHDIEGVKDAMLRAIGMPTRDRTRRMRALRKRVLTYDVRRWSSAFLEALTRSDHDDFPVSEPAGHQSRER; encoded by the coding sequence ATGCTCTGGCTCGGTGGGAGGCACGCCATTACAGCGCACAACGACGCGGCAACCGCAGCGGATGCCACGACTTTCGACCTCGTGATCGTCTCGAACCGACTGCCGGTCGACCACGTTTCCGGTGAGGGCGACGACGCTGTCTGGCGGCCGTCGCCAGGGGGTCTGGTGGCGGCACTCGAACCGGTGATGAAGACCCAAGACGGGGTCTGGATCGGCTGGGTCGGAATCGCAGACGCGCACTTCGAACCGTTCGTCTCCGACGGCATCGATATCGTGCCGATCACGCTCAGCGAGCAAGATGTGCGGTACTACTACGAGGGCTTCTCGAACGACACGCTGTGGCCGCTTTACCACGATGTGATCGCCCCGCCAAGCTTTCACCGCGAGTGGTGGGACTCCTACGTCGCCGTCAACACGCGCTTCGCCGAGGCCGCCATCGCTGCCGCAGCGCACGGTGCCGTGATCTGGGTTCACGACTACCAGCTGCAACTCGTGCCAAAAATGATTCGCGACGAACGCCCCGATGTCGTGATCGGTTTCTTCAATCACATTCCGTTTCCGGCATACGGCATCTACTCGCAATTGCCGTGGCGCAGGCAGATCGTCGAAGGACTGCTCGGTGCTGACGTGATCGGTTTTCAGCGGCTTGCCGATGCCGCCAATTTCGCCAGGGCTGCCCGCCGGCTGAAGGGGTTCGACACGCGCGGCTCTGTGATCGAGGTGCCGATCGCGACGGATGATCCGGACGCCGGTTCGCATCGCCATGTCACGCGCAACCGGCGCGGGCAGCTGGTGCGCACGGTGTTGGTGCGCCAATTTCCGATCTCGATCGATGCACGCGCCTATCAAGACCTGGCCCGACGACCGGAAATTCAGGCGCGTGCGCGCCAGATCCGCGAGGAGCTCGGCAACCCGAAGACCATCATGCTCGGCGTCGACCGATTGGACTATACGAAGGGAATCGGCCACCGGCTGAAAGCCTTCGGCGAACTCCTGCGAGACGGCTCGATTTCGGTCGAAGACGTTACACTGGTGCAGGTTGCCAGCCCGAGCCGCGAGCGGGTCGCCACCTACAAACTGCTGCGCGACGAGATCGAGTTGACTGTCGGCAGGATCAACGGCGACTACAGCACGATCAGCCACACGGCGATCAACTACTTTCATCAGGGCTATCCGCGTGAGGAGATGGTGGCGCTGTACCTTGCGGCCGACATCATGCTGGTCACCGCATTGCGCGACGGCATGAACCTGGTGGCGAAGGAATACGCCGCATCGCGCGTTGACGAAGACGGTGTGCTCATCCTCAGCGAGTTCACCGGTGCATCCGACGAACTGAGGCAGGCACTGCTGATCAATCCGCACGACATCGAGGGTGTGAAAGACGCGATGCTCCGGGCCATTGGCATGCCGACCCGCGATCGAACCAGGCGGATGCGTGCGCTGCGCAAGCGCGTTCTCACCTACGACGTGCGCCGCTGGTCTTCGGCATTCCTCGAGGCACTGACGCGCAGCGACCATGACGACTTTCCGGTCTCCGAACCGGCCGGACACCAATCGAGGGAACGCTGA
- the otsB gene encoding trehalose-phosphatase, which yields MAQQEPAQASQQARAFAVALAELARTERLLIALDFDGTLSPLVDSASEARVLPEAAEALDTLKKLPNTWVAYVSGRPLESLVRIAMADDDVLLIGSHGDEVRLGNRVQELGLADEERRRLTALDSALTALIEATPDSMLEHKPVGLGVHTRLVDPAAVPALHEAARAAADAIGGFVVREGKDILEFTVRDATKGEGVERLRTYTNASAVLYAGDDVTDEDAFVVMRERDLGVKVGDGDTAAQYRVADPHAVGVMLTLLAGAREQWATRP from the coding sequence ATGGCACAGCAGGAACCGGCACAAGCTTCGCAGCAGGCTCGCGCCTTCGCCGTGGCATTGGCGGAGTTGGCGCGCACGGAGCGCTTGTTGATCGCGCTCGACTTCGACGGCACCCTGAGCCCGCTCGTCGACAGCGCCTCAGAGGCACGTGTACTGCCCGAGGCTGCCGAGGCACTCGACACCTTGAAGAAGCTGCCGAACACCTGGGTCGCCTACGTTTCCGGTCGCCCTCTGGAGAGCCTGGTACGCATCGCGATGGCAGACGATGACGTTCTCCTGATCGGCTCGCACGGCGACGAGGTGCGGCTGGGCAATCGGGTTCAGGAGCTGGGTCTGGCCGATGAAGAACGCCGTCGCCTGACCGCGTTGGATTCTGCGCTGACCGCACTGATCGAGGCGACGCCCGATTCTATGCTCGAGCACAAGCCGGTTGGGCTCGGCGTGCACACCCGGTTGGTCGACCCGGCCGCCGTGCCCGCGTTGCATGAGGCCGCCCGCGCCGCGGCGGATGCGATCGGTGGCTTCGTCGTGCGAGAGGGCAAAGACATCCTGGAATTCACGGTGCGAGACGCGACCAAGGGCGAAGGGGTCGAGCGCCTGCGCACCTACACGAACGCATCCGCTGTGCTGTACGCCGGCGACGACGTGACCGATGAAGACGCGTTCGTGGTGATGCGCGAGAGAGATCTCGGCGTCAAAGTCGGTGACGGCGACACAGCCGCGCAATACCGGGTCGCAGACCCGCACGCGGTCGGCGTCATGCTGACGCTGCTGGCCGGCGCCCGCGAGCAGTGGGCCACACGGCCGTAA
- a CDS encoding TetR/AcrR family transcriptional regulator, translating to MPPSIPSTTVAPPRPNPSEELLAVAIEQFASVGFAGTSLQQIADAAGYSKSSVLYHFASKEALLEAALSPAIDRLELVLTDVSDLGGSPAKLGEFVEQFIDFLFAYRLEVHTFINQGQSLVGIPVIDRANATVRKLAETCASDFDSVEDQLRFGVALGGAAYALVAGANFGDANIQRPDGRAALITIVTGLLAPASAHTHNG from the coding sequence ATGCCCCCATCAATACCGAGCACTACCGTCGCGCCGCCCAGGCCGAACCCGAGTGAAGAACTCCTCGCCGTCGCCATCGAACAGTTCGCCAGCGTCGGCTTTGCCGGCACTTCGCTGCAGCAGATTGCGGATGCCGCCGGGTATTCGAAATCGAGCGTTCTGTATCACTTCGCATCCAAGGAGGCACTGCTCGAGGCTGCGTTGAGTCCGGCGATCGACCGACTTGAATTGGTGCTGACCGATGTGTCCGACCTCGGCGGCAGTCCGGCCAAACTCGGAGAATTCGTGGAGCAGTTCATCGACTTCCTGTTCGCGTACCGCCTCGAAGTGCACACATTCATCAATCAGGGGCAGTCGCTCGTCGGTATCCCTGTCATCGATCGCGCGAACGCGACCGTGCGCAAGCTCGCCGAAACCTGTGCGTCCGATTTCGACAGCGTCGAGGATCAATTGCGATTCGGGGTCGCCCTCGGTGGCGCTGCGTATGCGCTGGTCGCGGGTGCGAACTTCGGCGATGCCAACATTCAGCGCCCCGACGGGCGGGCCGCTCTGATCACCATCGTCACCGGCCTGCTCGCCCCGGCGTCGGCGCACACTCACAACGGATAG